The following coding sequences are from one Virgibacillus necropolis window:
- a CDS encoding KinB-signaling pathway activation protein has product MGRVVFKNINSRGIAGLITSFFVKTASYTSVLNPIDSFELLGVVLFFLGLGFVFSLVSQTGFFAYLFINQFGLGLFRSFWPTVQMLLIAFVVFDLVYFPYNSTDSEGSLIAYILMAAAILVYGLVIAKIKAKQTNQRAFIPALFLMVVMTSVEWVPGLRTSGTDYAWLMIVPLLVCNTYQLLVLHRLTNPEQKENVKSEIK; this is encoded by the coding sequence ATGGGTAGGGTTGTTTTTAAAAACATTAATTCTCGGGGAATAGCGGGTCTTATTACCAGTTTTTTTGTAAAAACAGCATCCTACACAAGCGTATTAAATCCAATTGATTCTTTTGAATTATTAGGTGTTGTTCTTTTCTTTCTAGGATTAGGGTTTGTATTTAGTTTAGTTAGCCAGACTGGCTTTTTTGCTTATTTATTTATTAACCAATTTGGTTTAGGGTTATTTCGTTCATTTTGGCCCACTGTCCAGATGTTGCTAATCGCATTTGTTGTTTTTGACTTAGTTTACTTTCCGTACAATTCTACAGATAGTGAAGGTTCCTTGATTGCATATATTTTAATGGCTGCAGCTATTTTGGTATATGGACTAGTAATTGCCAAAATTAAAGCTAAACAGACCAATCAGCGTGCATTTATACCGGCATTGTTTTTGATGGTTGTGATGACTTCTGTTGAATGGGTTCCAGGTCTCAGAACAAGCGGAACTGATTATGCTTGGTTAATGATAGTGCCGTTACTTGTTTGTAATACATATCAATTATTGGTTTTACACAGATTGACAAATCCAGAACAAAAAGAAAATGTGAAATCTGAAATAAAATAA
- the gerD gene encoding spore germination lipoprotein GerD, translating into MLRLLFVLFIGLTCLTLSACTNESAASKEVDYEATKKMVVDILQTEDGKKALQEILKDEKMKESLVIDANVVKSAINDALSSEKGKEMWKKLFEDPKFVETYAKSMSEQHKKLIKSLMNDAEYQKQMLELLKNPEVTKQMIEAMKSQEFTAQLEESIQKTLETPVFQAKIQDILLKAASEQQKGKQGKEKPQGGSEGEGAGGGGE; encoded by the coding sequence ATGCTTCGGTTATTATTTGTATTATTTATTGGACTTACTTGTTTAACACTTAGCGCTTGTACGAATGAGAGTGCAGCAAGTAAAGAGGTTGATTATGAAGCAACGAAAAAAATGGTTGTTGATATACTTCAAACCGAAGATGGAAAAAAGGCTTTACAAGAGATATTAAAAGACGAAAAAATGAAAGAAAGTTTAGTCATAGATGCCAACGTCGTGAAAAGCGCCATTAATGATGCTCTCTCCTCTGAAAAAGGCAAAGAAATGTGGAAAAAGCTTTTTGAGGACCCAAAATTCGTGGAAACTTATGCAAAGTCGATGTCAGAGCAACATAAGAAATTAATAAAATCATTAATGAACGATGCAGAATATCAAAAGCAAATGCTTGAACTACTGAAAAATCCGGAAGTTACTAAACAAATGATAGAAGCAATGAAAAGCCAAGAATTCACCGCACAATTAGAAGAGTCCATACAAAAGACATTGGAAACCCCTGTATTCCAAGCTAAAATTCAAGACATCCTGTTAAAAGCCGCTTCTGAACAACAGAAGGGTAAGCAAGGCAAGGAAAAACCACAGGGTGGTAGTGAAGGTGAGGGCGCTGGCGGCGGTGGTGAATAG